In a single window of the Drosophila subpulchrella strain 33 F10 #4 breed RU33 chromosome X, RU_Dsub_v1.1 Primary Assembly, whole genome shotgun sequence genome:
- the LOC119556408 gene encoding katanin p60 ATPase-containing subunit A-like 2 has translation MKTQGKYGVAATVAAQVLCEDVRNFSTRRRNILYLMHRYLVENGYYSTAESLKSEGRLSEEYELCDNIDLDAMYLEYASFFNLKFGKYPKILKKIGPKIKVEMTGAKQEKPKELPKKQTSSTEASLANWHIGVGAATAALNTEIQPLQIKKMETAAESGGQENACEIEHGHLGGDDALFSSLDWQSLADLVKTTILQESIKLKWSDVCGNQRAIELIKEAVLTPIEFPQLFAHGLKPWRSLLLHGPPGSGKTLLAKALYSETQGQVTFFNITASIMVSKWRGESEKILRVLFHMAAKRAPSVIFLDEIESLTSKRDRVTDHESSKRFKNELLQLLDGMEHTLKGVFVLASTNLPWDIDEAFLRRFEKKLLVQLPNEAERSCLISRLLGSSISLNARLLQKLVEMSDQFTGDEIRLACKEISMHRVRCATKVGDRSTGVPKESQAAIEANVEKAFRQVRPLGQKLLAKHEQWQQENGS, from the coding sequence ATGAAGACCCAGGGAAAATACGGAGTGGCAGCGACGGTGGCTGCCCAAGTTCTCTGTGAGGATGTTAGGAATTTCAGCACACGTCGCCGCAATATTCTCTACCTGATGCATCGATATCTGGTGGAGAATGGATACTATTCAACTGCTGAATCCCTGAAATCCGAAGGACGTCTCTCCGAGGAGTACGAACTGTGCGACAATATCGATTTGGATGCCATGTACCTGGAGTACGCCAGCTTTTTCAACCTAAAATTTGGTAAATACCCCAAGATTCTTAAGAAAATTGGACCCAAAATCAAGGTGGAAATGACTGGGGCAAAGCAGGAAAAACCTAAGGAATTGCCAAAGAAACAAACTTCGAGCACAGAGGCTTCTCTGGCCAATTGGCACATTGGTGTGGGCGCGGCCACAGCAGCTTTGAATACTGAAATACAACCGCTGCAGATTAAGAAAATGGAAACTGCAGCGGAATCGGGTGGCCAGGAAAATGCCTGTGAAATCGAACATGGTCATTTGGGTGGCGATGATGCTCTCTTCTCATCTCTGGATTGGCAATCCCTGGCGGATCTGGTTAAAACGACTATACTACAGGAGAGTATTAAGCTAAAATGGTCGGATGTCTGTGGCAATCAGCGAGCTATAGAGCTGATCAAAGAGGCTGTTCTAACGCCAATTGAATTTCCCCAATTATTCGCCCATGGCCTGAAACCCTGGAGATCCCTGCTGCTCCATGGACCACCTGGCAGTGGAAAAACCCTTCTGGCCAAGGCATTGTATTCCGAAACCCAGGGCCAGGTGACATTTTTCAATATAACAGCCAGCATAATGGTGAGCAAATGGCGCGGTGAATCGGAAAAGATCCTCCGAGTACTCTTTCACATGGCTGCGAAGCGGGCGCCATCGGTGATTTTCCTGGATGAAATCGAAAGTTTGACCTCCAAAAGGGACAGGGTCACGGATCACGAGAGCTCCAAGCGCTTTAAGAACGAACTGTTGCAACTTTTGGACGGCATGGAGCATACTTTGAAAGGGGTCTTTGTCCTGGCCAGCACCAATTTGCCCTGGGACATTGATGAGGCCTTTCTGCGGCGCTTCGAGAAGAAATTGCTGGTCCAGCTGCCCAATGAGGCGGAGAGAAGTTGCTTGATCAGCCGACTTTTGGGCTCTAGCATCTCCCTGAATGCCCGACTGCTCCAAAAGCTGGTGGAGATGTCCGATCAGTTTACCGGAGATGAGATACGTCTGGCCTGCAAGGAGATCAGCATGCACCGGGTGCGTTGTGCCACCAAGGTGGGAGATCGATCCACCGGAGTGCCCAAGGAATCCCAGGCTGCGATCGAGGCCAACGTGGAGAAGGCCTTCCGGCAGGTGCGTCCCTTGGGCCAGAAACTTTTGGCCAAACACGAGCAGTGGCAGCAGGAGAATGGCTCATAA